The following DNA comes from Simkania negevensis Z.
ACAAACAAAGATATTCGAAATATTTTCCAAGTGTGTTGAGGCTATCCTTCAGGGAGCCCTTATTTCTCGAGTTAGCAGAACAGATAAAGAGTTTCACTTTCAACATTGGTTTCAAGCGCGACTTGACGCTATAGGCATCCATTACGACAAACCTGGACGTAATTCCTACCCTGATTTTTCATTAGTTGAAACTACTGAAGGATATGAAGTAAAAGGACTTGCATGGCCTGGGCGCGAATCGACTTATGATTGTAACAGTCAAGTTCCAACGGGATTTCATAACGGTCGAGATATCTATTACGTATTCGGTCGATATCCTAGTGCGGAAGAGGCTGGCAATGAATATCCCGTCATCGATCTTGTGTTTTGTCATGGAGACTTTCTTAATGCGGATCATGAATACATACATAAAAACAGAAATGTGAAAGGTTTTGGCAGTTACGGAGACATTATGATTCGAGATAGGAAGATGTACGTAGCTCCTACGCCCTTTGCGATCGCTCAAGGGCTTACAGGAACAAGGACTCTTATCGTTCCGTCTACAATGATACCCCCAATTAATTTCAAGAAAGTTGGAGATCTCATCCGTTTTGAATCAGCAAGTATAGTTATAGGTTACGAGTTCGATCTTACTCAAAATACAATTGCACCTAAAACTATTCCAAATCCAAATGCTGGAGAAAAACACACCTTTTTAGCTTACAGAATTAATTCAGATTCTGATAAAGAAGTAGCTATTGCAAAGAGTCAAATAAACGAAATTTTTCTAGAAGAAGAAGAGGAGTGATACGATTGATTCCACCTCATCTAGTAAATTGCCCAAAAGCTATTTTTAGCTCAGAACAATCTGTTGCCTACCCCTCAAAGCTTGAGATGGCAGATCTTAAATTATCAGGAATTTGTTCACCTGATAATCCATGGGAGACTATATCGTCATCCATTGAGAATGATTTTCCGTTTGTTGAAATTAGCGAAATAGCTGAGATAGAAAGTTGGCGTAAAGAAGTTTACAGACCTATCTATCATCTTCATAAGTGGTGGGCACAACGTTTGGGGAGCGTCTTTCGTTCAATTATTCTTGGTTCCTCTCTTCCCAATAAAACCTCCGTCCTTCATCATTTTTATTCCAAAACAGATTTAGGTGGGTTGGTTGTTTTTGATCCTTTCATGGGCAGCGGAACTACGATAGGAGAAGCAATTAAACTTGGGTGTACGGTTATAGGAAGGGATATTAATCCTGTTGCTTATAACGGCGTTCGAGCAGCATTTTCTAACGTAAATACCGAAGATGTGGAAAGTACATTCAATATTCTAGAAGAGAACGTTGGAAGAAAGGTTAGATCCCTTTACCAACTCTCAGACGGCAGCGAAGTGCTCTATTATTTTTGGGTAAAACACGTTAATTGTCCTGATTGTAAAGCACCTGTTGATCTTTTCAATAACTACATTTTCTCCAAACATGCTTATTCTTCTCGTTTCCCGCAGTCAAAATGTCTTTGCCCAAAATGTGGAGAAGTCTTTTCTGCAAGATTCGATTCAACTGCTGAGCAATGCCCATCATGTTCTTTCGCATTTGATCCTCAAATCGGTCCAACAGAAAAAGCTAAAGCAACGTGCTCAACCTGTCACTGTCAATTTGCAATTGCATCAATTGTAAAGGAAAGTGGAAAGCCACCTGAACACCGTATGTATGCTAAAATAGTACTAACCCCTGAAAATAAAAAAGAATACCGTAAAATAACAAGTGAAGATTTGCTCAAATTTTCACAAATAAATGATCTTCTTTGTCAGGAGCCCCCTCTTATTAACAAAACTGAGCTAAAGCCGGGTAAAAACACTACTCAGGCAATGAATTATTGCTACACACAGTGGGAGCAATTCTTTAATCCCCGCCAACTTTTAGCACTTTCATGGCTAGGAAAGGAAATACAGAAAATTGAGAACCAAAATTTAAGGTTAATCTTTTCCATTTTGTTTTCTGGCACTTTAGAATTCAACAACATGTTCTGTTCTTTCAAGGGCGAAGGAACTGGTGCAGTCCGTCATATGTTCTCGCATCATATTCTTAAACCGGAGAGACATCCAATAGAAGCAAATGTTTGGGGCACTTCAAAAAGTTCAGGAGCATTTTCTAGTCTATTCAAATCAAGATTATTGCGCTGCTTAAAATATCGTGAAAATCCATTCGAAATCGAGGTAAGTAAAAACAAAAAAGTTGGGACAAAGAATTTTAAATGTAATAAGCCAATTGGTCGTGATTTAAATTTTGTTAACAGATCGGATGAATTACGACCATATTCCGTATATCTTTCTTGTGGAGATTCTTCAAAAACAGATCTTCACGATCAATCCGTGGACCTAGTTGTCACCGATCCACCCTTTTTTGACAATGTGCACTATTCCGAATTGGCCGATTTCTTTTATGCATGGCAACACCCACTACTAGGTGATATGACAGCGACTTCTGATACCACTCGCCATCCCAACGAAGTCCAAGATGCTGATTCACAGAAATTCTCTGAAAAATTAGCTGCTGTATTTTCCGAGTGTCATCGTGTTTTAAAGGATACAGGGATGCTAGTTTTTACATACCACCATTCAAAAGAGGAAGGATGGTCAGCTGTTTCCCATGCTGTTGCTTCCGCTGGATTTAATTTTGTCTCCGCACAACCAGTTAAAGCTGAGATGTCGATAGCCGTACCTAAGCAACAAGCAAAAGACCCTATTGATTTGGACATCATTCTCGTATGTCGAAAGGCTTCTCAGGACTCTCGCTCTAGATTTTCTCTGCAACAGGCAGTTATATCAGCTTCAGAGAGAACCGATTCTCAAATAGAGCGTTTTTGGGAATCTGATAGGAAACTGTCTCGAAATGATTTACGGATCATTATTTTATCTAATCTCTTAGTCCAATTGTCTTCTGGCAGAATGAGCAAGGAACTCCAGTTAGAATTTGACAGAGCAGCCTTGTTGATCAACGATAAAATAGATAAGTATCTTGAAAAACAGGCGCTATGCTTGCAGAAATCGAAAGCATAAGTTGCTCTTGTACCCCGTTATGAGGTTGTAGCCTCTAACTGTGAGGTAATAAAAAGGTCAGGTCAAGGCATTATCCATCTTCTTTTGCTCAGGATAGCCGGCAATCCGATAGAATCAGAATAAGACAAAAAGTTGATTCAAATCAATAAATGAGAGATAGTTATGAGAAAATTAGTGACATGGAATGAGACAGAACGATATGGTTGAAAACATGAAAAAACTTGCATGGGGTGCAAGGGGTCGGAGGTTCGAATCCTCTCACCCAGATTTTTTTTAATTTTTTATACAATGTTGGAAACTCTGTTCACAACCTGTTCAAGAGTTGATGATAAATTGTTCGCAGGTTGCAAATCGACAAGTTTATCAACAAATAAACATCTTTTTGACATCTTGTGAACACTCTTCTTTCTCACCTAAAAAATGAGGTTATCTACAAATCCACAGCGAAAGAAGAAGAAGAAAATTAATATATAAATATTCTTTTCTTCTCTTGAAGAGATGTCTCGCGTTTCAGTATTCTTAATGGCATGAATCGACTATCATATGAACTTTTTTTTGACTTAGAGTCTTTTGAGCATCGATCCCTTTTTAAAGAAGGGGTGCCAGTATGGAATGCTTTAAAACACCTTAAAGCCTATTTAGAAAGTCTTTCTTTAGGGAAAATTGAATGTGACATTCCGAGTTCAACTATTTTAGATCATCCAGAACTAATCTCAATTGGCAAAGGAACAGTTGTTGAACCTGGAGCTTACATTCAGGGGCCTTGTGTCATTGGAAAAAATTGTCAAGTGAGACACGGGAGTTATATTCGCCCTTATCTTTTAACGGGAGATGACTGTGTCATTGGACATGCAACTGAAACGAAACATGCCATCTTTTTAAATGGAGCGAAAGCGCCTCACTTTAATTACGTCGGAGACTCTATTTTAGGTAGAGATGTGAACATTGGTGCTGGAGTGATCTGCGCAAATTTTCGTTTAGATAAAAAATTGGTTCCTGTCCGCGTTTGGGGTGAGCAGTTTTCTTCTGAGCTTAAAAAATTTGGAGCTATTGTCGGTGACTCTTCACAAATTGGGTGTAACACTGTTTTAAACCCTGGGTTACTCTTAAGAAAGAGAAGCTTAATTCGCTCGTGTGAGTCTGTTTCGGAATCAAACCTTAGAAAGGATGTTTCGCATGTCTAATTTATCGCTAATCAAACCCTACAAAGAGCAATTTGAAGCGCATTTAAAAAAAGCTATTCCCAATCTTTGCGAAAAAAGCAAACTGCGTGATGCGTGTGAATACGCTCTTTTAAATGGGGGAAAACGGATCCGTCCGATTCTCGTTTTGATGATTGCAAATGCTTTGCAGCAAGGAAAAATTCCTTTCGATGCTTGTTTATCTGTTGAATATTTTCACACAGCTTCATTAATTGCTGATGATCTTCCTTGCATGGACAATGATGACTTTCGACGAGAGAAACCTTCAACACATAAAGTTTTTGGGGAAACTGTTGCCTTACTTGCTAGCTATGCAATGATCACTGAAGGTTTTGAAATGATCCATCGTGCTGCGCAAGGTTTTCCGGGAGAAGTCGGAATGCTTGCTCTTGCTTGTGCAACAAAAGGTTCCGGCCTTCAAGGAGCAACTGGAGGGCAATTTTACGACCTTTTTCCTAAAGGAAAAACTCTTGATGACGTTCGAGAAATCATCGAAATGAAAACCGTTACCTTGTTTGAAGTAGCCTTTACTTTTGGCTGGCTCTTTGGTGGGGGCGACATTCACCTTTTAGAGGACGTTAAGCGAGCTGCTTATCATTTTGGGATGGCCTTTCAAATTGCTGATGATCTCGATGACTTAGAGCAAGACAATTGGAACGATGAAACCCCTAATCTTGCCCTTTGTCTTGGACAAGAGCAAGCTTTATTTTTACTTGAAGGGGAGCTTTCAGCGTTTCAATCTAAAATGAAAAAACTCCAGATTTTTAATCTGGAGTTCCATGAATTGCTAGACTTGCTTAAACGAGAGCCGGCTCTTCCAGCTTAATACCTTGGACTTTTTCTAAAATTTGCGCTTCGATTTCATTTGTTAAATCGGCATTTGCTTTAAGCATTTCGCGTGTAGCCTCTTTTCCTTGGCCTAACCGGTTTCCTTGGTAGCTGTACCACGTTCCTTTCTTTTCAATAATACCTTGCTCTACACCAAGGTCGATGATTGAACCGGTTCTTGAGATACCTTCATTAAACAAGATATCAAACTCTGCGACACGGAAGGGGGGAGCCAATTTGTTTTTTACAACTTTGACTTTAACTCTATTTCCGACGTCAATGTTGTCTGAGCCTTTAAGTGAAGCAATCCGTCGAATTTCTAACCGAATTGAAGAATAGAATTTGAGAGCTCGCCCACCAGATGTCGTTTCAGGATTTCCAAACATCACTCCAACTTTTTCACGGATTTGATTGATGAAGATAGCGCATGTTTTACTCTTAGAAAGAGTTGCTGTTAATTTACGCAGTGCTTGCGACATGAGACGTGCTTGAAGTCCAACATGTGAGTCGCCAATTTCACCTTCTAATTCCGACTTTGGTACAAGAGCGGCAACAGAGTCGATGACGATTAAATCAACTGCATTAGAACGAGCTAACATTTCAGCAATATTGAGAGCATCTTCTCCACAATCAGGTTGAGAAATCATTAGTTCATTGAGATTGACGCCGATTTTAGCTGCATAACTAGGATCTAATGCATGCTCTGCATCAATGTAAGCAGCTGTTCCTCCCGCTTTTTGACAATTTGCCACAATATGTGTAGCAAGAGTTGATTTACCAGAAGATTCAGGTCCATAAATCTCTACTACACGACCTCGAGGAACACCGTTAATACCTAACGCTAGATCAAGTGAAATAGCGCCGGTTGGAATCGTGCTGATTTTTCGCGTTGATGAATGAGCACCAAGCGACATGATAGATCCTTCTCCAAACTGTTTTTCAATATGAGAAATAGCGAGTTCTAAAGCTTTTTTCTTTGCTGCATCTTCTGAGTTAGACATGGAATCACCTTTTTCTTTTTCCTTAGTTTTTTCACCCAGTGTAACAGATTGCTTGCTTCAATTGGAGAAAAAAAAGAGCCGCTTCTGAGAAATAATTAGCAGGAAATCAGGATGAAGATTTCAAATGCTTACAACCTAAGCTTTGAGTTTTTTTCACCTATTCTCTCCAATTTTTCTCTGCATAAGCAATCACCATTTGAATGCGAAATCTGCAATTATTTATACCCTGTAGATTGGATCATAGTAGGAATCCTCTTCCTTTAGGAAGAGGAAGATGTCAAACCTACTTCACTTCCTTTCTAGTGCTCCATAGATGGACCTTTTTTAATAATTATTTTTTATATAAATTGTTAATTATAAGTTGTTTATGGTTTTATTTAAAATTTAATTTAATTATAATAAAATTTTTGTTATAATATTACATAATTGGGAGTGGAAGGGTATTGAGAAGTGAGTCTTAGTAGTTTTGATCCAAATATGTCCACGTCTATGACGTGCGTCTTAGTCGATACGAAAGAGAATAAAGAAGTAGAAAAAGATGATAAGTTTCAACCATTTTCAAGCTTTCCACAGTTCATAAAACAACAAATCTTTACCTTTTTGACAGATGGCGAAGCGCGGATTGCAATGCTCACTTGCCGTGAATGGGCGATCTTAAACACTTTTCCAATGGGAAATGTACGACTTCGATTTAAAT
Coding sequences within:
- a CDS encoding DNA methyltransferase; translation: MIRLIPPHLVNCPKAIFSSEQSVAYPSKLEMADLKLSGICSPDNPWETISSSIENDFPFVEISEIAEIESWRKEVYRPIYHLHKWWAQRLGSVFRSIILGSSLPNKTSVLHHFYSKTDLGGLVVFDPFMGSGTTIGEAIKLGCTVIGRDINPVAYNGVRAAFSNVNTEDVESTFNILEENVGRKVRSLYQLSDGSEVLYYFWVKHVNCPDCKAPVDLFNNYIFSKHAYSSRFPQSKCLCPKCGEVFSARFDSTAEQCPSCSFAFDPQIGPTEKAKATCSTCHCQFAIASIVKESGKPPEHRMYAKIVLTPENKKEYRKITSEDLLKFSQINDLLCQEPPLINKTELKPGKNTTQAMNYCYTQWEQFFNPRQLLALSWLGKEIQKIENQNLRLIFSILFSGTLEFNNMFCSFKGEGTGAVRHMFSHHILKPERHPIEANVWGTSKSSGAFSSLFKSRLLRCLKYRENPFEIEVSKNKKVGTKNFKCNKPIGRDLNFVNRSDELRPYSVYLSCGDSSKTDLHDQSVDLVVTDPPFFDNVHYSELADFFYAWQHPLLGDMTATSDTTRHPNEVQDADSQKFSEKLAAVFSECHRVLKDTGMLVFTYHHSKEEGWSAVSHAVASAGFNFVSAQPVKAEMSIAVPKQQAKDPIDLDIILVCRKASQDSRSRFSLQQAVISASERTDSQIERFWESDRKLSRNDLRIIILSNLLVQLSSGRMSKELQLEFDRAALLINDKIDKYLEKQALCLQKSKA
- the recA gene encoding recombinase RecA — its product is MSNSEDAAKKKALELAISHIEKQFGEGSIMSLGAHSSTRKISTIPTGAISLDLALGINGVPRGRVVEIYGPESSGKSTLATHIVANCQKAGGTAAYIDAEHALDPSYAAKIGVNLNELMISQPDCGEDALNIAEMLARSNAVDLIVIDSVAALVPKSELEGEIGDSHVGLQARLMSQALRKLTATLSKSKTCAIFINQIREKVGVMFGNPETTSGGRALKFYSSIRLEIRRIASLKGSDNIDVGNRVKVKVVKNKLAPPFRVAEFDILFNEGISRTGSIIDLGVEQGIIEKKGTWYSYQGNRLGQGKEATREMLKANADLTNEIEAQILEKVQGIKLEEPALV
- a CDS encoding acyltransferase, with the protein product MNRLSYELFFDLESFEHRSLFKEGVPVWNALKHLKAYLESLSLGKIECDIPSSTILDHPELISIGKGTVVEPGAYIQGPCVIGKNCQVRHGSYIRPYLLTGDDCVIGHATETKHAIFLNGAKAPHFNYVGDSILGRDVNIGAGVICANFRLDKKLVPVRVWGEQFSSELKKFGAIVGDSSQIGCNTVLNPGLLLRKRSLIRSCESVSESNLRKDVSHV
- a CDS encoding polyprenyl synthetase family protein; this encodes MSNLSLIKPYKEQFEAHLKKAIPNLCEKSKLRDACEYALLNGGKRIRPILVLMIANALQQGKIPFDACLSVEYFHTASLIADDLPCMDNDDFRREKPSTHKVFGETVALLASYAMITEGFEMIHRAAQGFPGEVGMLALACATKGSGLQGATGGQFYDLFPKGKTLDDVREIIEMKTVTLFEVAFTFGWLFGGGDIHLLEDVKRAAYHFGMAFQIADDLDDLEQDNWNDETPNLALCLGQEQALFLLEGELSAFQSKMKKLQIFNLEFHELLDLLKREPALPA